GAGCGGTACACGACCGGCCTCACCGTCGCCGGACTTCCCGTCGAGGAGGCCACGTTCTTCCTCGTGACGAACCTCTTCGTCGTGCAGGGGCTGATCCTCTACCGGTGGGTGCTGGACTGGTGGGCCGCGGACGACCGGGACGTGTCGGAGCCCCGCGTCCCGGCCGGCATCGACCCCGAGACGGACTCGACGTAGATGACCCGGACCGTGCGCGGGACGGCGGCGCCCGGCGGCGACGCCGAACTGGCGGCGCTCGTGCGCGCGGTGGGCTGTCGTCCCGCGTGGGTCACCGTCGGCCTCGTGGGGCTGGGGTCGCTCGTCGCCGCCGCGGTCGGTCCCATCCCCGTCCCGGCGTGGCTGCGCTATCTCCCCCTGGCGGCGAGCCTGCTCCTTTTCGGCCTGCCACACGGCGCCGTCGACCACCTCGCGCCGACCCGCGCCGCCGGCCGGCCGACGACGCCCCGGTCGATGGCGGCCGTCGGCCTCGCGTACCTCCTGCTCGGCGGCGCCTACGCCGCGCTGTGGGTCGTGGCGCCCGTCGCGTCGGCGGCGCTGTTCGTCGCCTTGACCTGGCTCCACTGGGGACAGGGCGACCTGTACGCGCTGGACGCGCTGGGGAGTTCACATCTCGAAAGCGCGGGCGTGCGCGCGGGAACGGTGGTCGTCCGCGGCGGCCTCCCCATGCTCGTCCCTCTTCTGCGCTACCCGGAGCGGTACCGGGACGTCGTCGACGCGTGGGTGGCGCTGTTCGGCCGGGACCTCGGAGCGGCGTGGCTCGTCGCCCCCGACACGCGCGTGGCGCTCGGGCTGGCCTTCGCGGGGGTGACCCTCGCGACGCTCGCGGCGGGCTATCGCGACACCGCGGGGTGGCGACTCGACGCCGCCGAGACGCTGCTCCTGTGGGCGTACTTCCTCGTCGTCCCGCCGCTCGTCGCCATCGGCGTCTACTTCTGCGTGTGGCACTCGCTCCGACACGTCGGCCGACTGATGGGCGTCGACGACGGCGCCCGCGCGGCGTTCCGGACGCGGGGGGTGCTCGCGGCGCTGGCCCGGACGGGACGGGACGCGGCACCGCTGACCGCCGTCTCGGTCGTTCTCCTGGTCGGGGTGGGGGTCGTCGCCGGCGTCGACACCGATCCCCGCCTCCTGGCTGCGTTGTATCTGGTCTTCATCGCCGTGTTGACCCTCCCACACGTCGCGGTCGTGACGTGGATGGATCGGGTCGAGGGCGCCGGGCTGGGTCGGAAACAGTAAAAGGTTAACAGGCTCGGTCCACAACTCTCCGTCAATGGCCGAGGACGTCAAACCCACCCGCAAGAACCTCATGGCGATCGAGGATCGGATCGAACTCTCCGAGCGGGGTCACGACACGCTGGAACAGAAACGCGACGGCCTCATCATGGAGTTCATGGACATTCTGGACCAAGCCCAGGATATCCGCGCGGACTTAGACGAGAACTACCAGACGGCACAGCGTAAGATCAACATGGCGCGGGCGATGGAAGGCGACGTGGCCGTCCGCGGCGCCGCCGCCGCGCTCAAAGAGCACCCCGAGATCACCACCCAGTCGAAAAACATCATGGGCGTGGTCGTCCCACAGATCGAGTCCTCCCGCGTCAGGAAGAGCCTCGATCAGCGTGGCTACGGCCTGCTCGGATCGTCGGGCCGCATCGACGAGGCCGCCGACGCCTACGAGGAGCTCCTCGAATCGATCATCCTCGCCGCCGAGGTGGAGACGGCGATGAAGAAGATGCTGACCGAAATCGAGACGACCAAGCGCCGCGTCAACGCCCTGGAGTTCAAACTCCTGCCCGACCTCCACGAGAACAAGGAGTACATCGAGCAGAAGTTGGAGGAGCAGGAACGCGAGGAAATCTTCCGCCTGAAGAAAATCAAGGCGAAAAAGGAAGAAGAGGAGAAGGCGGAGGCCGAGGCCGAACGGGAAGCGGAAGTCGTCACGGCCGACGACTAGCCGTCGCCGTGAGCCACCCGGCACCCTCGCGAGGAGCGACGTGATACCCTGCCCGGCCTGCGGCGGCGACGCCATCGCCTTCGCCGTCCCGGCCGACTTACGCGCGTACGCCCCCGACTCGGGCGCGTACGCCCCCGACTCGGGCGCGTACGCCGCGCTCTGTTCTACCTGTCTTCGGACGCACGCGGCCGGCGACGCCCCGGCCGACCCGACGTTCGCGGCCGTCCACGAGTCGTTTCCGGACGGCGAGGCCGGCGCGGCGCTCGCGCTCGCGCTCGGCCTCCTCGACTCGCTCGCCCTCCGTCGGGACGCCATCGACGACTGCTGTTCGTACGCGGAGCGGGCGGGCGCCGACGTGCTGTTGACGCTCGACCGGCTCGCGACCGCGGATGGGCTGGACCCGCATTTCGATATCGAGCGCCGCCGGCACCAGTTGGCCGAGCTGCTCCGCTAGTCGCCACGCTGGCCGCGGACCCTGGCGAGCGAGCGGCGCGTAAGATTCCCCTCGCCGGCGGCGGCGACCCGGGCCGCCGCGAGGCCGACGAGCAGGAGGTTCCCGTAGAGGCCGGGTTGGAGGAGGACGGCGGGGAGCCACTCGGGGGCGGCGGTTCCGGCCCACCGGAGCCCGTACGAGTGGAACTGGATCAGGAGGAGGCCGACGACCGGCAGGGCCGGGTGCCCGTCCGGGCGGTCGAGTTCGGCGGCGACGAGGAGGACGGCCGCCGGCAGCGCGGCGACGAAGTAGTAGGCGTAGGTGAGCGGCGCGAGGAGGGGGACGGCGGCGAAGCCGAGGGCGGTCACCTCGCGGGTGGCGCCCTCGGCCCGGAGGACGCCGACGACGATGGCGAGGCTGGCGGCGACGCGGATGGCAAGCGAGTAGGGCACGTCGTAGAACGGGCGGTAGTACGGCGGGAGCCAGATCCGCGGCGAGCGGGCGGCCGTCCCCTCGCCGATGCCCCACGCGAGCACCTCGAGGAAGGTGCGGTGGGCGTCGACGCCGAAGGCGAGAAGCGAGACGAGGAGGAGCGCGAGGCCGCCGGCGACGGCGCCGACGAAGCGCGTCCGATCCTCGAGCAGGTGCGCCCCGGCGGGGGCGTAGGGGAGTTTGATCACGCCACAGCAGGCGGTGAGCGCGCCGCTCAGGTAGCCTCGGCCGCGGAGCGACGCCGACGCGGCGAACGTGAGGAGGGCACCGAGCGCGGCCGCCGTCTGTCCGAGCTTCATCGAGAGGAGGACGGGGTGGAAGCCGACGACGAGCGCGAGGGCGCCGAGGCGTTCGAGGGGGTGGAAGTCGGCGCCGAGCGCGGCCGCGAGGCGCTGGAGGGCGACCCACAGGAGCGCGACGGTGACGGCGGTCCACAGGAGGACGGCGGGCCGGAAGGGGAGCGCGAGGAGGACGGGGGCGAAAGCGAGGACGGCGACGGGCGGGTAGAGGTAGCTGCCGTGGTAGCCGCCGTCGTCGTTCTGGACGTACAGGGACTCGCCGGCCTCCCAGCGTTCGACGGCAGCGGAGTACGCGCCGAAGTCCCAGAAGCCGAAGCGGGGGGCGACGTCGATGGCGCGGAGATACCAGTCGACGGCGGGATAGGCTGCGAGGGCGGCGAGCGCGAGACAGGCGACGGCGACGAAACCGGGGCGCTCGCCGCGGAGCGCGAGGAGTCGACGGAGGAGGGACATGCAGGGAGGATGGAACGGCGCGGGCGAAAAAAACTCCGTCTCGGCTTAGATGCCGGTCGAGTACCGCAGGATGCCGGCGACGCCGCCGAAGGCGTCGTAGAGCTGTTCGCCCTTCTCGAAGTCGGTGCTGATGAACTTCGTCTCGGTGCCGCGCTGTTCCGCGATGGCCATGAGGTGCTCGATCACGTCCTCGCGCTCTTTCACTTCGGCCTCGCTCCCGTCGTCGCACTGGTGGTCGGGCGTGGCGTGTCGGCGGTCGACCACTTCGAACTCCTCGCCCCCGCCGCAGTCGTAGACGACCACGTCCTTGCGGAGGTCCTCGCTGATGAGCAGGCGGTCGACGGAGCCCATGACGAGGTTCCGGCGGGTCTGCTCGAAGCCGTAGGTGGCGAGGTCACCGGTGTGGAGGTTCTCGAAGAACTCCTCCATCTCCACCTTGTCTTTCATTATCTCCTGGTCGGCGAGCACGTCCTGTGCGGCGTCGACCAGGTCGTAGAGCCCGGATTCGTCGGTGTAGGAGACGTCGAACTTGCCGACCACCTTGTCCTGGAGTTCGTGGTGGAGGTAGTCGCCGTCGAGGAATTCGTCTTTCGTGGGCGACGGGCCGCCGACGAGGATGCCGTCCAGGTCGTGGCGCTCGGCGACGAACAGGTCGTTGGCCATCTCCGCCACCTCCTGGTAGAAGTTGTCGATGGCTTCGAGGCGGAGGCGGGCGAACCGCTGGGCGGACTGGCCACCTTTCCGCTGCTTGCCGGGGACGAGCGACGAGGCGGACTTGACGGGTTCGACGCGCTTGCCCTTGAGCCAGCCGACGTTGGCCTCGCGGCGGTCGAGGACGATCAGGCCGAACAGGCCCTTGTCGGTCAGCATCTCCTCTAGCGGTTCGGTGAGGAAATCGGAGTCGCAGTGGTAGCGAAAGGACTGGATGGGGTCGGGCGGGCTCTCCAGTACCTTGGTGACCATGTCGGTCTGGCCGCCGCCGCTGTCGACGGCGCCGCTGAAGACCACGATGCCGTTGTCCGGGGGGTAGGTGTCGTAGTAGCGGAGGCGGTCCTTGATGCTCGTGAGGGCGTCCTGGACGTTCGTCCGGGTCTGCTTGGACTTGATGTTGCTCGCCTCGGAGTGTTCCTGCGTGACGTGGGCGACGACCGAGGAGATCTGCTTGTC
This window of the Haloplanus rubicundus genome carries:
- a CDS encoding Brp/Blh family beta-carotene 15,15'-dioxygenase encodes the protein MTRTVRGTAAPGGDAELAALVRAVGCRPAWVTVGLVGLGSLVAAAVGPIPVPAWLRYLPLAASLLLFGLPHGAVDHLAPTRAAGRPTTPRSMAAVGLAYLLLGGAYAALWVVAPVASAALFVALTWLHWGQGDLYALDALGSSHLESAGVRAGTVVVRGGLPMLVPLLRYPERYRDVVDAWVALFGRDLGAAWLVAPDTRVALGLAFAGVTLATLAAGYRDTAGWRLDAAETLLLWAYFLVVPPLVAIGVYFCVWHSLRHVGRLMGVDDGARAAFRTRGVLAALARTGRDAAPLTAVSVVLLVGVGVVAGVDTDPRLLAALYLVFIAVLTLPHVAVVTWMDRVEGAGLGRKQ
- a CDS encoding V-type ATP synthase subunit D, producing MAEDVKPTRKNLMAIEDRIELSERGHDTLEQKRDGLIMEFMDILDQAQDIRADLDENYQTAQRKINMARAMEGDVAVRGAAAALKEHPEITTQSKNIMGVVVPQIESSRVRKSLDQRGYGLLGSSGRIDEAADAYEELLESIILAAEVETAMKKMLTEIETTKRRVNALEFKLLPDLHENKEYIEQKLEEQEREEIFRLKKIKAKKEEEEKAEAEAEREAEVVTADD
- a CDS encoding DUF6276 family protein, which produces MIPCPACGGDAIAFAVPADLRAYAPDSGAYAPDSGAYAALCSTCLRTHAAGDAPADPTFAAVHESFPDGEAGAALALALGLLDSLALRRDAIDDCCSYAERAGADVLLTLDRLATADGLDPHFDIERRRHQLAELLR
- a CDS encoding glycosyltransferase family 87 protein — its product is MSLLRRLLALRGERPGFVAVACLALAALAAYPAVDWYLRAIDVAPRFGFWDFGAYSAAVERWEAGESLYVQNDDGGYHGSYLYPPVAVLAFAPVLLALPFRPAVLLWTAVTVALLWVALQRLAAALGADFHPLERLGALALVVGFHPVLLSMKLGQTAAALGALLTFAASASLRGRGYLSGALTACCGVIKLPYAPAGAHLLEDRTRFVGAVAGGLALLLVSLLAFGVDAHRTFLEVLAWGIGEGTAARSPRIWLPPYYRPFYDVPYSLAIRVAASLAIVVGVLRAEGATREVTALGFAAVPLLAPLTYAYYFVAALPAAVLLVAAELDRPDGHPALPVVGLLLIQFHSYGLRWAGTAAPEWLPAVLLQPGLYGNLLLVGLAAARVAAAGEGNLTRRSLARVRGQRGD
- the prf1 gene encoding peptide chain release factor aRF-1, which encodes MSTDTQDADDDRRKYEFRKVIEDLKEYEGSGTQLVTIYIPPDKQISSVVAHVTQEHSEASNIKSKQTRTNVQDALTSIKDRLRYYDTYPPDNGIVVFSGAVDSGGGQTDMVTKVLESPPDPIQSFRYHCDSDFLTEPLEEMLTDKGLFGLIVLDRREANVGWLKGKRVEPVKSASSLVPGKQRKGGQSAQRFARLRLEAIDNFYQEVAEMANDLFVAERHDLDGILVGGPSPTKDEFLDGDYLHHELQDKVVGKFDVSYTDESGLYDLVDAAQDVLADQEIMKDKVEMEEFFENLHTGDLATYGFEQTRRNLVMGSVDRLLISEDLRKDVVVYDCGGGEEFEVVDRRHATPDHQCDDGSEAEVKEREDVIEHLMAIAEQRGTETKFISTDFEKGEQLYDAFGGVAGILRYSTGI